The Chryseobacterium nakagawai genome has a segment encoding these proteins:
- a CDS encoding alpha/beta fold hydrolase: MRYFRNIATAIVLVTGSGILFSQIKPLDAMLSDYQYPYEVHFKDLKSQDNNLKMAYMDVEPQKANGKTILLLHGKNFNGAYWERTAKDLSEKGFRVIIPDQIGFGKSSKPHSYQFSFSQLAENTKAVLDELGIDKTIVLGHSMGGMVATRFTLLYPEKVQKLILENPIGLEDYKTFAAYQNIDQAYQSELKNTAETYKNYQLKFYYDNKWKAEYQPWLDLIAGWTLHKDYPQVAWDAALTSDMIYNQPVCYEFKNIKVPTLLIIGTRDRTAIGKDRAPKELQPKMGQYQELGKKTQREIAGSQLVELENVGHLPHIEVYPKFFEALYNFIK; this comes from the coding sequence TTTTCACAAATAAAGCCATTGGATGCCATGCTATCTGATTATCAATATCCTTACGAAGTACATTTTAAGGACTTAAAATCTCAGGATAACAATCTGAAGATGGCTTATATGGATGTAGAACCTCAAAAAGCCAATGGAAAAACTATTCTGCTCCTTCATGGGAAAAATTTTAACGGAGCCTATTGGGAAAGAACCGCGAAAGATCTTTCGGAAAAAGGATTCAGAGTGATTATTCCGGATCAGATTGGGTTTGGAAAGTCTTCAAAACCGCATAGCTATCAGTTTTCCTTTTCACAACTGGCAGAAAATACAAAAGCTGTTTTGGATGAATTAGGAATTGATAAGACCATTGTTCTGGGACATTCAATGGGGGGTATGGTAGCTACAAGGTTTACGTTGCTTTATCCTGAAAAAGTTCAAAAACTAATCCTTGAAAACCCTATCGGACTTGAAGATTATAAAACGTTTGCAGCCTACCAGAATATAGATCAGGCCTACCAATCAGAACTTAAGAATACGGCGGAAACCTATAAAAATTATCAGTTAAAGTTCTATTATGATAATAAATGGAAAGCAGAATATCAGCCATGGCTGGATCTTATTGCTGGCTGGACATTACATAAAGACTATCCACAGGTAGCGTGGGATGCTGCATTGACCTCTGATATGATCTATAACCAGCCTGTTTGCTATGAGTTTAAAAATATAAAAGTTCCCACTTTACTCATCATTGGAACCAGAGACAGAACTGCAATAGGGAAAGATAGAGCTCCAAAGGAACTTCAGCCTAAAATGGGGCAGTATCAGGAACTGGGAAAGAAAACCCAGCGTGAAATTGCAGGTTCTCAACTGGTGGAATTAGAAAACGTTGGTCATCTTCCGCATATTGAAGTCTATCCTAAGTTTTTTGAGGCTTTATATAACTTTATTAAATAA
- a CDS encoding DUF4280 domain-containing protein, with protein MSLKEKVVQGALCQCKFGSAPDKLKVLTQTKYYVNDNAGSSKLAATHKDIGATFEKNTFGSCSKKNNTPCSAVVTQWSGYYEKELYDPPGGYILLQDSKATCPIGGTDCISIIKSGQMGEPTKKNLQNSDSELQSHVNPLMDMKNLDKKDPYKFLNAE; from the coding sequence ATGTCACTAAAAGAAAAAGTAGTACAGGGAGCACTCTGCCAATGTAAATTTGGCTCTGCTCCGGATAAACTGAAAGTGCTTACACAAACCAAATATTATGTGAATGACAATGCAGGCAGCAGTAAGCTTGCCGCAACTCATAAAGATATCGGAGCTACCTTTGAGAAGAATACTTTTGGTTCATGCTCCAAAAAAAATAATACCCCATGCTCAGCTGTAGTTACCCAATGGAGCGGCTATTACGAAAAAGAACTCTACGATCCACCCGGAGGTTATATCCTGCTGCAAGACAGCAAAGCAACCTGTCCCATCGGAGGTACAGACTGTATTTCTATTATTAAATCCGGACAAATGGGAGAACCTACCAAAAAGAATCTTCAGAATTCGGATAGTGAATTGCAGTCGCATGTGAATCCTTTGATGGATATGAAGAACCTTGATAAAAAAGATCCTTACAAATTCTTAAATGCTGAATAA
- a CDS encoding DUF3592 domain-containing protein, with amino-acid sequence MEVNSTKNQYKTEKKRDSRLVAILATVFTLLFLAMGVGGVYYNGSKLYRHINLVFGGVKTEARITGYKESWSKDGDEINYTKMYSPVITYYDSSNHSYILHADYSSNSKEWSNDVTVYFDKKDPSKAIHSGFWHLWFGPFLFLCLYMIPLVIGLFVIIYYMGTLKKKKPFIT; translated from the coding sequence ATGGAAGTAAATAGTACAAAAAATCAATACAAAACAGAGAAAAAAAGAGATAGTCGTTTAGTCGCTATTCTCGCTACTGTATTTACACTTTTATTCCTGGCAATGGGGGTTGGGGGAGTCTATTACAATGGTAGCAAATTGTACAGGCATATCAATTTAGTATTTGGTGGAGTCAAAACAGAAGCAAGGATTACAGGATATAAAGAAAGCTGGTCGAAGGATGGTGACGAGATTAATTATACCAAAATGTATTCTCCGGTTATCACTTATTATGATTCTTCCAATCATTCGTATATCCTTCATGCTGATTATAGCAGTAACAGTAAAGAATGGTCCAATGATGTAACCGTGTATTTTGATAAAAAAGACCCTTCCAAAGCCATTCATAGTGGATTTTGGCATCTTTGGTTCGGGCCATTTCTATTCCTGTGTCTTTACATGATCCCATTAGTAATTGGATTGTTTGTTATAATATATTACATGGGAACATTAAAAAAGAAAAAACCGTTTATAACTTAA
- a CDS encoding MFS transporter, translated as MKKTNPLWLLTLLVMLPQFVETIYSPVLPIVQEKFSVNEESATLTISLYFIAFALGVAFWGVQCDRIGRKKSLEYGLITYGLGTFAAIFAPNFMVLLTARIISAFGIAVGSIVTQTILRDTYDKDHISKVFSWIGIGLSISPVIGMTTGSVLASSTGHQGVFITLCLTAIVFYILSRRNVSETHHSRKEINFQTLLDLLKRMLRDRNIIRCCLLVMSFNVLLFSYYSLAPFIFKEQQYSSYIFGYSSIILAAGTFAGAKLNRFLLLRNIASNVLVTASVIGSFIASIFVWIFTGYGIYFLIPYFFIVMAFSTAIPNILSTALIHYKNETGSAGALLGLIYYILIGSGLVSIGFIQHLGISCLIFSGIGVITLLVFKPKEKTV; from the coding sequence ATGAAAAAGACAAATCCTCTATGGCTATTGACACTTCTGGTAATGCTTCCCCAGTTTGTGGAAACCATTTACAGTCCTGTATTACCAATAGTTCAGGAGAAATTCAGCGTGAATGAAGAATCTGCTACCTTAACGATAAGCCTTTATTTTATTGCTTTTGCTCTAGGAGTGGCATTTTGGGGTGTACAATGCGACAGAATCGGAAGAAAAAAATCGTTGGAATATGGGTTGATTACTTATGGACTCGGAACTTTTGCGGCTATTTTCGCTCCTAACTTCATGGTTTTACTTACTGCAAGAATTATTTCCGCTTTTGGTATTGCTGTCGGGTCCATCGTTACCCAGACTATTCTTCGTGATACTTATGACAAAGACCATATCAGCAAAGTATTTTCATGGATTGGGATTGGCTTATCCATCAGTCCGGTAATTGGAATGACCACAGGTTCAGTTCTTGCTTCTTCAACAGGTCATCAGGGAGTTTTTATCACTTTATGCCTGACGGCAATTGTATTTTACATTCTTTCCAGAAGAAATGTTTCTGAAACTCACCATTCCAGAAAAGAGATCAATTTTCAGACCTTACTCGATTTATTGAAGCGAATGCTCAGAGATCGCAACATCATCAGATGCTGTTTATTGGTCATGAGTTTTAATGTTTTGCTATTTTCTTATTATTCACTGGCTCCGTTTATTTTCAAAGAACAGCAGTATTCATCTTATATTTTTGGATACAGCAGTATTATCTTGGCTGCAGGAACTTTCGCAGGAGCAAAACTGAACAGGTTTCTGCTTTTAAGAAATATTGCTTCTAATGTTTTAGTAACCGCAAGTGTGATCGGCTCATTTATAGCTTCTATTTTTGTATGGATCTTTACCGGTTATGGAATCTATTTTCTGATTCCTTACTTCTTTATTGTAATGGCTTTCAGTACGGCTATTCCGAATATTCTGAGCACCGCTTTAATCCATTATAAAAATGAAACCGGAAGTGCGGGAGCATTGCTGGGGCTTATTTATTATATACTGATAGGAAGCGGATTGGTAAGTATAGGATTCATTCAACATCTGGGAATTTCATGCCTTATTTTTTCAGGAATTGGAGTAATTACTTTACTGGTATTCAAACCAAAAGAAAAAACCGTTTAA
- a CDS encoding AraC family transcriptional regulator, producing the protein MAILKQNEEFDADALKEKVIGIASDMVMHDSGFHDHKTKAQLLYAPSGCMTVTTSDRQFVLPPFRMLWIPVNEVHRVNFRNIVAYRSIYFDNEYAEKYMSSSLRVLHVNPLLKELIERICFWEWTTLNISQKNILKVFWDEIGNAREENLELRMPKDRRFKKVVEEWTIRISIPPMLKKLAEETGAVEKTITRIFKKETNLSYQEWRQQWRLQRSIELLVDGNSIGEVSHILGFSSDSAFIEFFKKYTGSTPLQYLIKNE; encoded by the coding sequence ATGGCGATATTGAAACAAAATGAAGAATTTGATGCAGATGCTCTAAAAGAAAAAGTGATTGGAATAGCATCCGATATGGTCATGCACGATTCGGGATTTCACGACCACAAAACCAAAGCACAGCTGTTGTATGCGCCTTCAGGATGTATGACCGTAACGACTTCTGACAGGCAGTTTGTATTACCACCATTCAGAATGTTGTGGATACCAGTCAATGAAGTGCATCGGGTGAATTTTAGAAATATTGTAGCCTATAGATCTATTTATTTTGACAATGAATATGCTGAAAAGTACATGAGTTCCAGTCTCAGGGTTTTACACGTCAATCCTTTGTTGAAAGAACTCATCGAAAGGATCTGCTTTTGGGAATGGACGACTCTGAATATTTCTCAAAAGAATATTTTAAAAGTATTTTGGGATGAAATAGGAAATGCTCGTGAAGAAAATTTGGAACTTAGAATGCCTAAAGACAGACGCTTTAAGAAGGTAGTAGAAGAATGGACAATTCGAATCTCCATACCACCTATGCTAAAAAAACTGGCAGAAGAAACCGGAGCTGTTGAAAAGACCATTACCCGTATTTTTAAAAAGGAAACCAATCTTTCTTACCAGGAATGGAGACAGCAATGGCGTCTTCAGCGATCGATTGAGCTTCTGGTGGATGGAAATTCAATAGGAGAGGTTTCTCACATTTTAGGTTTCTCTTCAGACAGCGCTTTTATCGAATTTTTTAAAAAGTATACTGGTTCTACGCCCCTGCAATATCTAATAAAGAACGAATAA
- a CDS encoding SRPBCC family protein, producing the protein MDNYTNTIEVKTTADKSYGALAHQIPLWWTEMFEGSSEQTGNVFTIRFGANIHKTMRVKESILSSNIIWEIEDSLIALPELKNQTEWIGTTIVWELAPTGENTQIKVTHLGLNPDIECYDICSNGWAQFLGSLKLFLETGKGTPYKE; encoded by the coding sequence ATGGATAATTATACCAATACAATAGAAGTAAAAACTACTGCAGACAAATCTTATGGTGCTTTAGCTCATCAGATTCCGCTTTGGTGGACCGAAATGTTTGAAGGTTCTTCCGAGCAAACAGGAAATGTATTCACCATAAGATTTGGAGCTAATATTCACAAAACAATGCGGGTGAAAGAATCTATACTTAGTTCAAATATAATCTGGGAGATAGAAGACTCGTTAATTGCTCTTCCGGAGTTAAAGAACCAGACGGAATGGATTGGAACCACTATCGTTTGGGAACTAGCGCCAACAGGAGAAAATACACAAATAAAAGTTACCCATCTTGGCCTAAATCCGGATATTGAATGTTATGATATCTGCTCCAATGGCTGGGCGCAGTTTCTGGGTAGCCTAAAACTCTTCCTGGAAACTGGAAAAGGAACTCCTTACAAAGAATAA
- the rplS gene encoding 50S ribosomal protein L19, with protein MDLLKYVQDKYIAKKEFPEFKAGDTITVYYEIKEGQKTRTQFFKGTVIQLRGTGSTKTFTIRKMSGDVGVERVFPINLPALQKIEVDRRGRVRRARIYYFRDLRGKKARIKDAAYKKK; from the coding sequence ATGGATTTATTAAAGTACGTACAAGACAAGTACATTGCGAAAAAAGAATTCCCTGAATTCAAAGCAGGTGATACAATTACTGTGTATTACGAAATTAAAGAAGGACAAAAAACTAGAACTCAGTTCTTCAAAGGGACAGTTATCCAATTAAGAGGTACTGGTTCTACAAAAACTTTTACCATCAGAAAAATGTCTGGTGATGTAGGTGTAGAAAGAGTATTCCCTATCAACTTACCTGCACTTCAAAAAATTGAGGTTGACAGAAGAGGTAGAGTTAGAAGAGCTAGAATCTACTACTTCAGAGATCTTAGAGGTAAAAAAGCGAGAATTAAAGACGCTGCTTACAAGAAGAAATAA